One genomic window of Glycine max cultivar Williams 82 chromosome 16, Glycine_max_v4.0, whole genome shotgun sequence includes the following:
- the LOC100812261 gene encoding glutamate receptor 3.6, translating to MAFQRETTTMIGVWLVVLMVLSKGLSSTGVVPDNFTIPSFVNIGVLYSFNTSVGRMVKTAVQAAVDDVNSDPSILANTKLKASLQEDTKYRGFLSIAEALQLMATQTVAIIGPQTSTTAHVISHIANELQVPLLSFTATDPTLSSLQFPFFIRTAFSDIYEMTAIADFVNYFGWREVIAVYGDDDHGRNGIGALGDKLSERRCKISFKAPMTPEATREEITDVLVQAALEESRVVVLHTSTAWGPKVLSVAKSLGMMENGYVWITTTFLSTWLDIGSPLSSDATDDMQGVITLRMYIPDSERKRWFFSRWKNLTTGKTANGSQGLSTYGIFAYDTVYALAHALDAFFKQGNQITFSRDPKLSQLRGDNIHLDAVKIFNEGKLLHKYIYEVNMTGVSGLFKFTSDGDLVNPAYEIINVIGTGTRRVGYWSNYTGLSIVPPEALYSKPPNRSSASQKLLPVLWPGETTHKPRGWVFPNNGRMLKIGVPKRVSYREFVSQVQGTDMFKGFCIDVFLSAVNLLPYAVPYKFVSYGDGDSNPSNTELARLITAGVFDAAVGDITITTERTKMVDFTQPYIESGLVVVASVKKTDSNAWAFFTPFTPMMWTVTAVFFLLVGAVVWILEHRLNDDFRGPPKQQMVTILWFSFSTMFFAHRENTVSTLGRFVLLIWLFVVLIINSSYTASLTSILTVKQLSSPVKGIESLRSSKEPIGYLQGSFTRNYLIDEIGIDESRLVPLKTPEETAEALKKGPQKGGVAAYVDERAYIELFLSSRCDYSIVGQEFTRNGWGFAFPRDSPLAVDLSTAILELAENGDLQRIHDKWLLSSACLSQGAKLEVDRLNLRSFWGLYLVCGLACVLALLIYCIQTMRQYSKHRPEELESSGHGSGSSCLRTFLTFIDEKEEIVKSRSKRKKMEGIS from the exons ATGGCTTTCCAAAGGGAAACTACAACCATGATTGGAGTTTGGCTTGTGGTGTTGATGGTTCTCTCCAAAGGGTTATCTTCAACAGGGGTTGTACCAGATAATTTCACTATACCTTCTTTTGTAAATATTGGGGTTCTCTATTCTTTCAATACTAGTGTTGGTAGAATGGTGAAAACTGCTGTACAAGCTGCGGTTGACGATGTAAATTCTGATCCATCTATTCTTGCTAACACTAAGTTGAAGGCCTCACTGCAAGAAGATACTAAATACAGAGGTTTTCTGAGCATTGCCGAGG CCTTGCAGCTCATGGCAACACAAACTGTGGCTATAATCGGTCCCCAGACCTCTACAACAGCTCATGTCATATCTCATATAGCGAACGAGCTCCAAGTTCCTCTGCTATCATTTACAGCCACTGACCCTACTCTTTCTTCGCTTCAATTCCCATTCTTTATTAGAACTGCTTTTAGTGACATTTATGAAATGACTGCAATAGCAGACTTTGTTAACTACTTTGGATGGAGAGAGGTTATTGCAGTTTATGGTGATGATGACCATGGGAGGAATGGAATAGGTGCATTAGGGGATAAGCTTTCCGAGAGACGTTGCAAGATCTCATTTAAAGCACCTATGACTCCTGAGGCAACTAGGGAGGAGATTACGGATGTGCTTGTTCAGGCGGCCTTGGAAGAATCCCGGGTTGTAGTTCTTCACACAAGTACTGCTTGGGGCCCAAAAGTGTTAAGTGTGGCAAAGTCTCTAGGAATGATGGAAAACGGGTATGTCTGGATAACAACTACTTTTCTGTCTACTTGGCTGGATATAGGTAGTCCCCTATCTTCAGATGCAACGGATGACATGCAAGGAGTTATTACACTTCGAATGTATATACCAGATTCAGAGCGCAAAAGATGGTTTTTTTCTAGGTGGAAAAACTTGACTACTGGAAAGACTGCTAATGGTTCCCAGGGTTTGAGTACTTATGGTATCTTTGCATATGATACTGTTTACGCTCTTGCTCATGCACTTGATGCATTTTTCAAACAAGGGAACCAAATTACATTTTCACGTGATCCAAAGTTATCTCAACTACGTGGAGACAACATTCATCTTGATGCTGTGAAAATattcaatgaaggaaagctgttgcataaatatatttatgaggTTAACATGACTGGTGTATCAGGTCTATTCAAGTTTACATCTGATGGAGACCTTGTTAATCCTGCTTATGAAATCATCAATGTAATTGGAACTGGGACTCGGAGGGTTGGTTATTGGTCAAATTACACTGGATTATCAATTGTTCCTCCAGAAGCACTTTATTCAAAACCACCTAATCGATCCAGTGCAAGCCAAAAGCTACTCCCTGTGCTTTGGCCAGGAGAAACAACCCATAAGCCCCGTGGTTGGGTTTTTCCAAACAATGGAAGGATGTTAAAAATTGGAGTTCCAAAAAGGGTTAGTTACCGAGAATTTGTCTCTCAAGTACAAGGCACTGACATGTTCAAGGGATTTTGCATTGATGTATTTCTTTCTGCAGTGAACTTGTTGCCCTATGCTGTACCCTATAAATTTGTTTCATATGGGGATGGTGACAGCAATCCTAGTAACACTGAGCTTGCCCGTCTTATCACAGCGGGT GTCTTTGATGCTGCAGTAGGTGACATTACAATTACTACAGAAAGAACAAAGATGGTGGATTTTACTCAGCCATACATCGAGTCTGGTCTAGTGGTAGTTGCATCAGTTAAGAAGACAGATTCCAATGCTTGGGCATTTTTTACGCCGTTTACACCAATGATGTGGACTGTCACAGCTGTCTTTTTTCTACTAGTGGGAGCTGTTGTTTGGATTTTAGAGCATAGGCTGAATGATGATTTTAGGGGACCTCCCAAACAACAAATGGTCACAATTTTGTG GTTTAGTTTTTCAACCATGTTCTTTGCTCACA GGGAAAATACAGTGAGCACTCTCGGTCGCTTTGTGCTGCTTATATGGTTATTTGTAGTTCTAATAATTAACTCAAGTTACACAGCAAGTTTGACATCAATCCTCACAGTTAAACAACTTTCTTCACCTGTCAAAGGCATTGAAAGTTTAAGAAGTAGCAAAGAGCCTATTGGCTACTTGCAGGGTTCATTTACTcgaaattatttaattgatgaAATTGGTATTGATGAATCCAGACTAGTTCCTCTGAAAACACCAGAAGAAACTGCAGAAGCACTTAAGAAAGGTCCCCAGAAGGGTGGTGTTGCTGCATATGTTGACGAGCGTGCTTACATAGAGCTCTTCCTTTCAAGCCGGTGTGATTATAGCATTGTAGGTCAAGAGTTTACCAGAAATGGTTGGGGATTT gCCTTTCCGCGAGACTCGCCATTAGCAGTTGACCTTTCAACTGCAATATTGGAGTTGGCAGAGAATGGAGACTTGCAAAGGATCCATGACAAATGGCTTTTGAGCAGTGCTTGCCTATCACAAGGTGCAAAGCTTGAAGTGGACAGACTCAACCTGAGAAGCTTTTGGGGCCTCTATCTGGTGTGTGGATTAGCATGTGTGCTTGCTCTCCTCATATATTGTATTCAGACCATGAGGCAGTACTCCAAGCACCGCCCCGAGGAGCTTGAGTCTTCTGGCCATGGCTCAGGATCTTCGTGTCTGCGCACATTCCTTACATTCATAGATGAAAAGGAAGAGATAGTTAAGAGCCGCtccaagagaaagaaaatggagGGGATATCATAA